From one candidate division WOR-3 bacterium genomic stretch:
- the metG gene encoding methionine--tRNA ligase — MRILVTSALPYANGDIHLGHLAGAYLPADIYVRYQRLKRRDVIYICGTDEHGVPVTISAEKQGKTPREIVDRYYKSISESFKDFGMTFDNFSRTSLPVHHRLAQDFFSRIYEKGFIYPRNIEQFYCVHCKRFLPDRYVVGKCPKCGNEGARGDQCEACGHWLEPFELIEPRCQICGNAPQKTQTRHWYFKLSEFQDKLSDWIAGKKDWKETVLTFVQGWLREGLQDRPITRDLAWGVPVPLEEAKNKVLYVWFDAPIGYISSTIEMSQKQGKPDLWKDYWLDQNTSLVHFIGKDNIVFHALIWPAMLMAYGDYVLPSDIPANQFLNLEGGKFSTSKDYAIWLPDFLKEFKADSLRYALTRNAPEARDTDFTWRDFQVWHNNELADILGNFVNRTLTFIKKYYGSSVPEASSFGESDNRIFDLLKQAPEKIGARVEHFEFKNGLQEVMKIAQEGNRYFDHEEPWSTRKKDPAACARTINVCMRIVTALSSLIDPFMPYTSQRIKDMIQLSPGSWDDIARAQYAPSVGETSILFDKIGDDVIRLQTDKLRKGMIDLDYFSKISLKSAKVLTAERVEGSKNLIKCQVEVGDEKKQIVAGIGKDYDPQDLLGKIIVIVDNLEPAKIHGVLSEGMLLASVDEKGVVIITTDKAVTPGTQIR; from the coding sequence ATGAGAATTCTGGTAACCAGTGCTTTGCCGTATGCCAATGGTGATATTCATCTCGGCCACCTGGCAGGCGCTTATTTGCCCGCTGATATCTACGTTCGTTACCAGCGATTGAAGCGGCGCGATGTCATTTATATTTGCGGCACTGACGAACATGGTGTGCCGGTTACCATAAGCGCCGAGAAGCAGGGTAAGACCCCCCGCGAGATCGTTGATCGATACTACAAATCGATCAGCGAATCCTTCAAGGATTTCGGGATGACGTTCGACAATTTCTCGCGGACGTCGCTTCCCGTGCATCACCGGCTGGCACAGGACTTCTTTTCCAGGATATATGAGAAGGGTTTCATATACCCCCGGAATATTGAGCAATTCTATTGTGTCCATTGTAAGAGGTTCTTGCCGGATCGATACGTCGTTGGGAAGTGCCCGAAATGCGGCAACGAAGGGGCGCGCGGCGATCAGTGCGAGGCGTGCGGTCACTGGCTTGAACCATTTGAATTGATCGAACCGCGCTGCCAGATATGCGGTAATGCGCCGCAAAAGACCCAGACCAGACACTGGTATTTCAAGCTGTCCGAGTTTCAGGATAAACTGAGCGATTGGATCGCGGGCAAGAAAGACTGGAAAGAGACCGTTTTGACATTTGTCCAGGGGTGGTTACGCGAGGGTCTGCAGGACCGGCCGATCACGAGGGACCTGGCGTGGGGTGTTCCGGTACCGCTGGAGGAAGCAAAGAATAAGGTGCTCTACGTTTGGTTTGATGCTCCGATCGGCTATATCTCATCGACGATCGAAATGTCTCAGAAACAGGGTAAGCCAGATCTCTGGAAAGACTACTGGCTTGATCAGAACACGAGTCTCGTACACTTTATTGGCAAGGATAACATTGTGTTCCATGCTTTGATATGGCCCGCCATGCTCATGGCATACGGTGACTATGTTCTGCCGTCGGACATACCGGCGAATCAGTTCCTCAACTTGGAAGGGGGAAAATTCTCGACATCAAAGGACTATGCAATATGGCTGCCAGATTTTTTGAAGGAATTCAAAGCTGATTCACTGCGTTATGCTTTGACCCGTAATGCACCGGAGGCACGCGATACCGATTTCACATGGCGGGATTTTCAGGTATGGCATAACAATGAATTGGCCGACATACTTGGTAATTTTGTCAATCGCACCCTTACTTTCATAAAGAAGTACTACGGTTCTTCGGTACCAGAGGCGTCTTCTTTTGGTGAAAGTGATAATCGAATATTCGATTTGCTCAAACAGGCACCGGAAAAGATCGGGGCCAGGGTCGAGCATTTTGAATTCAAGAACGGGCTTCAAGAAGTCATGAAAATAGCCCAGGAGGGTAACCGCTATTTCGACCATGAGGAGCCCTGGTCAACGCGGAAAAAAGACCCGGCAGCGTGCGCAAGGACGATCAACGTGTGCATGAGAATCGTAACCGCTCTTTCTTCTTTAATCGATCCATTCATGCCTTACACGTCACAACGCATAAAGGATATGATACAACTTTCGCCGGGTAGCTGGGATGACATTGCCCGAGCACAATATGCGCCATCGGTCGGGGAGACCTCTATCCTCTTCGATAAGATCGGTGATGATGTTATCAGATTGCAGACTGACAAGTTGAGAAAGGGAATGATCGATCTGGATTATTTTTCGAAAATCTCGCTGAAGAGCGCCAAGGTTTTAACTGCAGAACGTGTTGAAGGCAGCAAGAATCTGATCAAATGCCAGGTCGAGGTCGGTGATGAGAAGAAGCAGATCGTTGCCGGAATCGGGAAGGACTACGATCCCCAAGATCTTTTGGGCAAGATCATTGTCATTGTTGACAATCTGGAGCCGGCAAAGATACATGGTGTTCTTTCCGAAGGGATGCTTTTGGCATCGGTGGATGAGAAAGGTGTTGTCATCATTACAACTGATAAAGCAGTAACTCCAGGTACCCAGATACGCTGA
- a CDS encoding TatD family hydrolase, translating into MVDTHCHLIDPQFMKDLDAVLKRAREAGVSKIVNAGYDTETSGQAVLMARHYPWLLPAVGIHPNEAADQSIKEMGRIRDLLVNDDVVAIGETGLDYYRDFSPREAQKELFRLHIALAKERHLPILIHTRNSVEDAIAILKLEDYHHGVFHCYSGSYEQAKRIIDIGFYVSFAGVLTFSRRAREVIKQLPIDRLLLETDAPFLSPAGHRGKRNEPGFILETFRVAADILNMLPEKLETILDRNARLLFAFDD; encoded by the coding sequence ATGGTAGATACACATTGTCACCTTATAGATCCCCAGTTCATGAAAGACCTTGATGCGGTTCTGAAGAGGGCCCGGGAGGCTGGTGTTAGCAAGATCGTCAACGCCGGATACGACACGGAGACAAGCGGGCAGGCGGTTCTGATGGCGCGCCATTACCCGTGGCTTCTGCCGGCCGTGGGGATCCATCCCAATGAAGCGGCTGACCAGTCGATAAAGGAGATGGGCAGGATCAGAGACCTGCTCGTAAATGATGATGTTGTAGCGATCGGCGAGACGGGGTTGGACTACTATCGTGATTTCTCACCGCGGGAGGCACAAAAGGAGTTATTCCGTCTGCATATTGCTCTGGCAAAAGAAAGGCACTTGCCCATCTTGATCCACACCAGAAATTCAGTCGAGGATGCAATTGCGATACTCAAACTCGAGGATTATCATCATGGAGTATTCCATTGCTACAGTGGAAGTTACGAGCAGGCTAAAAGGATTATTGATATTGGTTTTTATGTAAGTTTTGCCGGAGTGTTGACTTTCTCACGGCGGGCCCGTGAAGTAATCAAGCAGTTGCCAATAGATCGTCTGCTCCTCGAGACCGATGCGCCGTTTCTCTCGCCGGCAGGGCACCGGGGAAAACGAAATGAGCCGGGCTTTATTCTTGAAACGTTTCGAGTTGCCGCCGATATTCTGAATATGTTGCCAGAGAAGCTCGAAACGATTCTGGATAGAAACGCCCGGTTGCTATTCGCCTTCGATGATTAA
- the rsmA gene encoding 16S rRNA (adenine(1518)-N(6)/adenine(1519)-N(6))-dimethyltransferase RsmA codes for MRREMLGQHFLNSTRVAERIARAAEVKDELVVEIGPGKGILTRQLAILAKKVIAVEIDGRLARFLEDSRIPRVDVLHLDFLKVNLRDFGHAVVVGNIPYGISSLIIEKLIGSKNFVKKALLTVQKEYGSKIVAALGHRGYGHLSICANYHFEIRRLFSVPARYFTPSPKVSSVVVALQPKKGIFDEINEGEFFEFVAGVFRYRRKSLKNAILKHLRWLPDGADHDLLAKRPQELSIIDFYRIYQLILEKR; via the coding sequence GTGAGAAGAGAGATGCTGGGGCAACATTTTCTTAACAGCACAAGGGTTGCTGAAAGGATCGCCCGCGCCGCCGAGGTCAAGGACGAGTTGGTCGTTGAGATCGGTCCGGGTAAGGGTATCCTGACCAGGCAGCTGGCAATCCTCGCCAAGAAGGTGATTGCAGTGGAGATCGACGGTCGTCTGGCAAGATTTCTGGAGGATTCGAGAATACCACGCGTAGATGTTTTACACCTCGATTTCCTGAAGGTCAATCTTCGTGATTTTGGTCACGCTGTCGTCGTCGGCAATATTCCGTACGGCATTAGTTCTCTGATCATCGAAAAATTGATCGGGAGTAAGAATTTTGTGAAGAAAGCTCTGTTGACCGTCCAGAAAGAGTACGGGTCAAAGATAGTCGCAGCGCTGGGCCATCGGGGGTACGGCCACTTGTCAATTTGCGCAAACTATCACTTTGAGATTCGCAGGCTATTTTCCGTTCCCGCGAGGTACTTTACACCCAGCCCCAAGGTGAGCTCCGTCGTTGTTGCACTTCAACCCAAGAAAGGTATATTCGACGAGATCAACGAAGGGGAGTTTTTTGAATTTGTCGCCGGTGTATTCCGCTACCGGCGTAAATCATTGAAAAATGCCATCCTGAAGCATCTGCGATGGTTACCCGATGGAGCGGACCACGATCTTCTTGCCAAGCGGCCACAGGAACTGAGTATCATTGATTTTTACCGGATATACCAGTTGATTTTGGAAAAGCGGTGA
- a CDS encoding DUF362 domain-containing protein, producing the protein MKKHTVIIKQNDDLQTSVSEIFECLGWNDLKTKNVLVKPNMLRAAYPDECVVTNPRLVEETVSFLMAAGAEVMVGDNPMPDTRFPNVSDVADYCGFTEASRGTFRNIGRYTRKVKRPKNLLKEFYVSREVFDCDLLVSLPKYKSHELVTMTMAVKNHFGIIPGGLKPYVHSLFPGIEDFSKVLVEIYETRVPDIIIVDCLDVVDAKGRRHRPGMLVAGDSGHAVDFACALMAGVDPLRVPTIRIARDAGLFDPEMITYVGELRRINGFSLPLVFPFRSAVVEFVARILYRIWLGRIPVIDPAACTKCLSCENVCPPRAIKGQHIDYNKCIKCYCCVEVCPTRAIRNKSRLLGRD; encoded by the coding sequence GTGAAAAAACATACGGTAATAATAAAACAGAACGATGATCTTCAGACATCGGTCAGTGAGATATTCGAATGTCTGGGATGGAACGACTTGAAGACGAAGAACGTGCTCGTCAAACCCAATATGCTGAGGGCGGCGTACCCTGATGAGTGCGTAGTGACAAATCCGCGTCTTGTTGAAGAAACCGTGTCGTTTCTGATGGCGGCGGGTGCAGAGGTGATGGTGGGCGACAATCCAATGCCTGATACCAGGTTCCCGAATGTTAGCGATGTCGCCGACTACTGTGGTTTCACCGAAGCATCGAGGGGTACGTTCAGGAACATCGGTAGATACACAAGGAAAGTGAAAAGACCGAAGAATCTGCTCAAAGAATTCTATGTTTCGAGAGAAGTGTTCGATTGTGATCTGCTGGTTTCATTGCCTAAGTATAAGAGCCACGAGTTGGTCACAATGACCATGGCAGTCAAAAACCACTTCGGGATAATCCCCGGTGGCCTCAAGCCATACGTGCACTCACTGTTCCCTGGTATCGAAGATTTCAGCAAAGTTCTGGTTGAGATATACGAAACAAGGGTACCCGATATCATCATCGTTGATTGTCTTGATGTTGTTGATGCCAAGGGGAGGAGACATCGGCCAGGCATGTTGGTCGCGGGTGATAGCGGTCATGCAGTCGATTTTGCATGTGCCCTGATGGCTGGTGTAGACCCGCTGCGAGTGCCGACGATCAGAATTGCACGCGATGCGGGTCTCTTCGATCCAGAAATGATAACGTATGTTGGTGAACTTCGAAGGATCAACGGTTTCAGCTTGCCTCTTGTATTCCCTTTTCGCAGCGCAGTGGTGGAGTTTGTCGCCCGCATATTGTACAGGATATGGCTGGGGCGCATCCCTGTCATCGATCCCGCGGCGTGCACGAAATGCCTATCGTGTGAGAACGTCTGTCCGCCACGGGCGATTAAGGGGCAGCATATAGATTATAATAAATGCATAAAATGCTACTGCTGCGTCGAGGTCTGCCCCACCAGGGCGATAAGAAACAAATCCAGATTGCTGGGCCGTGATTAG
- the amrS gene encoding AmmeMemoRadiSam system radical SAM enzyme — protein MELFFEKIMSRRNFLKKCGLLTMSGLVISKLTRFGQAQEAKLGYVEAKKAKYYSRLPDSRVQCTLCPRSCIVGSGQRGFCRVRENREGEYYTLVHSNPCAVHIDPIEKKPLFHFFPGTAALSIATAGCNFTCRNCQNHDISQARPDDTVNVKLTPEDVAELALKYETPTIAYTYTEPTVFYEYMLQTARIARRKGVLSIYHSNGYISKEALSELAQHLDGANVDLKGFSDSFYREITGGTLAPVLESLKILKKNNVWLEITNLIIPTKNDSDAMITDLCQWVSTELGSETPVHFSRFYPQYKLQNLPPTPVETLRKAAEIARASGLDYVYIGNVPGVSEENTNCPECGKRIIGRTGYHVNSYELDAGRCRFCETEIAGRWPS, from the coding sequence ATGGAGCTCTTCTTCGAAAAAATAATGAGTCGGCGTAACTTCCTGAAGAAATGTGGTCTGCTGACGATGAGCGGATTGGTCATATCAAAATTGACGAGGTTTGGCCAGGCACAGGAAGCCAAACTCGGGTATGTTGAGGCGAAAAAAGCCAAGTACTACTCACGCTTGCCGGATAGCCGGGTTCAATGCACGCTCTGTCCACGCTCATGTATAGTAGGCAGCGGCCAGCGTGGTTTTTGCCGGGTTCGGGAGAACCGTGAAGGAGAATACTACACTCTGGTGCATTCGAACCCGTGTGCAGTGCACATTGATCCAATCGAGAAAAAACCTCTATTTCATTTCTTCCCTGGAACCGCAGCTTTGTCGATCGCGACCGCAGGATGCAATTTCACATGCAGAAATTGCCAGAACCATGACATTTCACAGGCGCGTCCTGATGACACGGTGAATGTGAAGCTTACACCGGAGGACGTTGCCGAATTGGCGCTCAAGTATGAAACACCTACCATTGCCTATACGTACACAGAACCAACAGTATTCTACGAGTATATGCTCCAAACGGCGAGGATCGCACGCCGCAAGGGCGTGCTGAGCATATATCATTCCAACGGCTATATAAGTAAGGAAGCGCTCAGCGAACTTGCGCAGCACCTGGACGGCGCGAACGTTGATCTCAAGGGATTCAGCGATTCTTTCTACCGGGAGATCACCGGAGGGACTCTGGCTCCGGTTCTCGAATCTTTGAAGATATTGAAGAAGAATAATGTGTGGCTTGAGATTACCAATCTCATTATACCGACGAAGAACGATTCCGATGCTATGATCACGGATTTGTGTCAGTGGGTGAGTACTGAATTGGGCAGTGAGACACCCGTTCATTTTTCCCGTTTCTACCCGCAGTACAAACTGCAGAATCTGCCACCGACACCAGTTGAAACCCTGAGAAAAGCCGCCGAGATCGCACGTGCAAGCGGTCTGGATTACGTGTATATAGGAAACGTTCCAGGTGTCTCGGAGGAGAACACCAATTGTCCCGAGTGTGGTAAGCGGATAATCGGACGCACCGGATACCACGTGAATTCATATGAGCTGGATGCTGGGCGCTGTAGATTCTGTGAAACGGAGATTGCCGGTCGATGGCCGTCATGA
- a CDS encoding zinc finger Ran-binding domain-containing protein has product MEDKMSLLKRLQAQRSDVLSKLNRIENKKSSVSAEVYDKVRKEYADKLKAIDEQLGSHIDVVTEEIQRLKEQESEISRRMKETKFKMEEVELRYSIGEYDESAFKKVKAEDDARMKQFDEELKRTRDSIQYYSSFIEGKEPQAAAPQPSTEPAKEETGLTIDEHILEEKLPEEEVALEELLSEEEALKPDVAAEGEQGQKVEQEKGVACPKCNHINTADSWYCEKCGAEILGASGSS; this is encoded by the coding sequence ATGGAAGATAAGATGTCTCTTTTGAAAAGACTCCAGGCGCAACGCAGTGACGTTCTCAGCAAGCTGAACCGTATCGAGAATAAGAAATCTTCGGTTAGCGCTGAGGTATATGATAAAGTGAGAAAAGAGTATGCCGATAAGTTGAAAGCCATTGATGAACAGCTGGGCAGCCATATCGACGTAGTGACCGAGGAGATACAGCGACTCAAGGAACAGGAGTCAGAAATATCCAGGAGGATGAAGGAAACGAAATTCAAGATGGAAGAAGTGGAGCTGCGATATTCGATCGGTGAGTATGATGAAAGCGCATTCAAGAAGGTAAAGGCAGAGGACGATGCGCGAATGAAGCAATTCGACGAAGAACTGAAGCGAACGCGAGATAGCATTCAATACTATAGCTCTTTCATAGAGGGTAAAGAGCCCCAAGCCGCGGCTCCGCAGCCGAGCACGGAGCCGGCAAAAGAAGAAACAGGACTCACGATCGATGAGCATATCTTAGAGGAAAAATTGCCCGAGGAAGAGGTTGCTCTTGAAGAGTTGCTTTCGGAAGAGGAAGCATTGAAACCCGACGTCGCTGCGGAGGGGGAGCAAGGACAGAAGGTCGAGCAGGAAAAAGGCGTGGCGTGTCCCAAGTGTAATCATATCAATACCGCCGATTCATGGTATTGCGAGAAATGTGGCGCTGAGATACTTGGTGCATCTGGGTCATCGTAG
- the leuS gene encoding leucine--tRNA ligase: protein MQLDHYKIEKKWQDYWNKKGLFRTNENPRKKFYNLVMFAYPSGDIHMGHCRNYVIGDVYARYLMRKGFDVLHPFGWDAFGLPAENQAIKIGVHPEKWTLENIRTSDESLKLLGISYDWDREIITCLPDYYKWTQWMFLLLYKRGLAYKKEAYVNWCPGCQTVLANEQVVDGICYRSNCRAVIEKRKLNQWFFKITEYADRLLEGLELLDAWPDNVKAMQRNWIGKSLGCDIVFSVMGHDISFRVFTTRPDTIYGVTFMSVAPEHPAVDELVRGTRFEATVRHYTQDAAKRTERERIEKTKDGVATGCYAINPVNGEKVPIFVADYVLPEYGSGVVMGVPAHDARDFQFARKYDLPVRVVINPPDSELDAGAMEEAYEEPGIMVNSGEFSGLDTPAGAKAVTDFLAEKNAGGESVNYRLKDWLISRQRYWGAPIPIVYCERCGMVPVPEDDLPVLLPKEIADFVPKGRSPLAAVESFMNTDCPKCGGKATRDADTMDTFVCSSWYFLRYLDASNDRQFCARDKADRWLPIDQYIGGGSEHATGHLIYFRFFTKVLHDAGYISIDEPAINLFNLGMVLKNGEVMSKSKGNAIPVRQFVNKHGADVARLTILFAAPPEREMEWSDEGVTGAERFMQRMYRLAAENAEMIRDKRPSRVSKESEDLYIKINQTLAKVTSDLESFKYNTAIAALWELMNALYGASARDEVFGYGVYAMIHMLSPFVPHMADELWSSVRGEGSLVEQAWLETDDRYAESKTKTIVIQINGRVRSHIEVAGTISEEELRDKALEDGHVMRHLEGKSIKKTIYVPGKIFNIVVA, encoded by the coding sequence ATGCAGCTTGACCATTATAAAATAGAGAAAAAATGGCAGGACTACTGGAACAAGAAGGGTCTGTTCCGAACCAATGAGAATCCCAGGAAGAAGTTCTATAACCTGGTGATGTTCGCTTATCCATCCGGCGACATACACATGGGGCATTGCAGGAACTATGTTATCGGTGATGTATACGCCCGCTATCTTATGAGAAAGGGTTTTGATGTCTTGCATCCATTTGGATGGGATGCCTTTGGGTTGCCGGCCGAGAACCAGGCGATAAAGATCGGCGTCCATCCAGAAAAATGGACTTTAGAAAATATCCGCACCTCCGATGAATCATTAAAATTGCTTGGTATCAGCTATGATTGGGATCGCGAAATTATCACCTGCCTGCCCGATTATTATAAATGGACACAATGGATGTTCCTGCTACTATACAAGCGAGGACTGGCCTACAAGAAGGAGGCATATGTCAACTGGTGCCCCGGCTGTCAGACAGTGCTTGCCAATGAGCAGGTCGTAGACGGTATATGCTACAGATCCAACTGTCGGGCAGTCATTGAAAAACGAAAGCTGAACCAGTGGTTTTTCAAGATCACGGAATATGCTGATAGACTGCTGGAGGGCTTGGAGCTGCTGGATGCCTGGCCGGATAATGTAAAGGCAATGCAGCGTAATTGGATCGGAAAAAGTCTGGGATGTGACATAGTCTTCAGTGTCATGGGCCATGACATCAGTTTCAGGGTGTTTACGACCAGGCCAGATACAATATATGGAGTTACGTTCATGTCGGTCGCTCCCGAGCATCCGGCAGTCGATGAACTTGTTAGGGGCACGAGGTTTGAGGCTACGGTGAGACATTATACGCAGGATGCGGCAAAAAGGACCGAACGCGAGCGTATCGAAAAGACAAAAGATGGTGTCGCTACGGGATGTTACGCGATCAACCCGGTGAACGGCGAGAAAGTGCCGATATTCGTTGCCGACTACGTTCTTCCCGAATATGGCAGCGGTGTTGTCATGGGCGTCCCGGCTCACGACGCTCGTGATTTTCAATTCGCGAGGAAGTACGATCTGCCGGTCCGGGTTGTGATAAATCCGCCCGATTCTGAATTGGACGCAGGAGCGATGGAGGAGGCTTACGAGGAACCGGGCATCATGGTAAACTCCGGAGAATTCTCAGGGCTCGACACGCCCGCAGGCGCGAAGGCGGTCACTGATTTCCTGGCTGAGAAGAATGCGGGTGGAGAGAGCGTGAACTACCGCTTAAAGGATTGGCTCATCTCACGGCAGCGTTACTGGGGCGCGCCGATTCCAATTGTCTATTGTGAGAGGTGTGGTATGGTCCCGGTACCAGAGGATGACCTGCCAGTTTTGTTGCCCAAAGAAATCGCGGATTTCGTGCCTAAGGGAAGATCGCCGCTCGCAGCGGTCGAGAGTTTCATGAATACGGACTGCCCGAAATGCGGCGGGAAAGCAACACGCGATGCAGACACAATGGATACCTTTGTATGTTCCTCGTGGTATTTCCTGCGATATCTGGATGCCAGTAATGACAGGCAATTTTGTGCTAGAGACAAAGCAGACCGCTGGCTTCCTATTGACCAATATATCGGAGGTGGCAGTGAACACGCTACGGGCCATCTAATATATTTCCGGTTTTTCACAAAAGTTCTCCATGACGCGGGATATATCTCGATCGATGAGCCGGCGATCAACCTGTTCAATCTGGGGATGGTTTTGAAGAATGGCGAGGTCATGTCCAAGTCCAAGGGCAACGCGATACCCGTGCGTCAGTTCGTGAACAAGCACGGTGCAGATGTTGCCCGCCTCACCATACTCTTCGCCGCACCCCCGGAGCGGGAAATGGAATGGAGCGACGAGGGGGTCACCGGTGCAGAGCGTTTTATGCAGCGCATGTATCGCTTGGCCGCCGAAAATGCAGAAATGATCAGGGATAAACGGCCGTCCCGCGTTTCGAAGGAAAGCGAGGACCTCTATATAAAGATCAATCAAACGCTGGCGAAGGTGACGAGTGATCTGGAGTCTTTTAAGTACAATACGGCGATCGCAGCACTTTGGGAACTAATGAACGCGCTCTACGGTGCGTCTGCGCGTGATGAGGTTTTCGGATACGGAGTTTATGCGATGATCCATATGCTATCACCGTTCGTTCCTCATATGGCCGATGAGTTATGGTCATCGGTCCGTGGCGAGGGCAGCCTCGTCGAGCAGGCATGGCTCGAAACCGATGATCGATATGCGGAAAGTAAAACTAAAACAATAGTGATCCAGATAAACGGCCGGGTCCGTTCTCATATCGAAGTTGCCGGCACGATATCTGAGGAAGAGTTGAGAGATAAAGCTCTTGAGGACGGTCACGTGATGCGCCATCTCGAAGGAAAGAGCATCAAGAAAACGATCTATGTTCCGGGCAAGATATTCAATATAGTTGTGGCATGA
- a CDS encoding winged helix-turn-helix domain-containing protein — translation MKKVKRRKKKMKVMKKKKKKPSIRELTIDILKKSRKPLHYREITKRLKKRGYRFHRKDPERSVYIIINRYPKIFKKTKPATYKLR, via the coding sequence ATGAAGAAGGTTAAGAGGAGAAAGAAGAAGATGAAGGTTATGAAGAAAAAGAAGAAGAAGCCTTCAATCAGGGAACTAACGATTGATATATTGAAGAAGAGCAGGAAACCTTTGCATTATCGTGAAATCACCAAGCGCTTGAAGAAACGCGGTTATCGATTCCACCGCAAAGATCCTGAGCGTTCCGTTTATATAATTATCAACCGTTATCCAAAGATCTTCAAGAAGACAAAACCTGCAACCTACAAACTAAGATAG